The genomic region GCTTTCAGCTCTGTCCTGGACGTAGTACTGCTGAGTGCACGACAGGAAGGAAGGTGCAATGCACGAACCGGAATTGACCAAGGTGGCCTGTGTGATGTAAACCCGGTGATTGTCAGCATTCGATAGCTTGACCCATCCGTCGTCAAAAGCCCGAGTGCCAGCACTGCTGTCTGCCACTCGGAAGCGGCCGTAACTATACCCTGTACTTCCGTAGCCCGACACCGTCAGCGGGTTTGCCCGGGAGTTCCATTCTATGAACTCGCCCTTGGCGAATGCTTGTGGCGCGCTGACCACCGAGAATGCTACGACCACTGCCGCCAACGCGGCCGCTTTGTTCCACAGTTTCACTGGGGTCCCCTTTGCATACCCCCCCCCGATAGGGAGCCTGCCGGCGACGGTACCACCACCCGAGGTCTCGCCTATGCATGCAATAGGCTGTGACAAACATCACATCGAACGGCTGGTTGGTCCCAGGTAGCGGGGCCAGCACGTCAGGGGTCGGCGCGCTGCCGGGTGGTGGGTGCCGACTCGATCCAGGACGACAGTCCGGTGAGGGCGATCTCGTCGATCGCCAGCTGGGCGACGGACGATGTGCCACTGCTGCAGTCGATCACGACGGAGTCCGGCGGCAGCAGGTCGCACTCCACTCCGATCGGGGCCCGGCTCTCCCCCAGTGAGATGGTGGCCCGATCGAGCCTGCGGGCAGCACCGAGCATCAGCGAGAAGGAGCGGTAGAACAGCAGCTCGTCGCCGGCGTACTTGGCCTGGCCGAAGGACCAGCCGGAGCCGTGGGCGGGAGCATCGGTGGTCCGATCCCGCCAGCAGATGTCGATTGCGCCGCTGCGGACGAGCAGCATCCGGCGCGCGGTGAGCCAGACGATCGACGCTACGATCGCAACCAGCAGCCCCAACCCGATCCACTCCAGGAGAGGCATACCGACTCGATCCGTTCCAGACCCTCGTCCGCTGTCCTGTTCCGGTCAGACGCTCTGGCCGGCGGCGAGCAGGCGGGCGCGCGCACGGCGCAACGTCTCGCGCTGCTCGTCGGAGTCGTCGCCGGCGCGGACCGCTTCGTCGTAGGCGGTGCGTGCAGCGGCGATGTCGATCTCGTCAGCCAGCTCGGCGCCCTCGGCGAGGATCGACACCTTCTGCTTGGTGACGGACAGGAATCCGCCGTGCACCGCGACGTTCAGCTCGGTGCCGTCGGCCTCGACGATGCGGGCGGCGAAACCCTCCTGCAGCTGGGCCAACAGCGGAGCATGCCCAGGCAGCACGCCGATGTCACCGTCCGTGGTACGTGCGACGACCATCCGGGCGGGACCCGACCAGATCCGACGCTCGACCGCCACCAGTTCGACCTGCATCTCCGCCACGTGTTCACTCCGCACTCGTCGATTGAGGCTGTTCGGGGATCAACTACCCCGCACGCTCAGTGTAGGCCTCGTCGCGGAGACCTCGGGATCCTGCACAGTGCACCTACAAGACTGCACCGCCGTCCGCCGCCGCGACTGCGACGGTGGACGGCGGGTGCGGGGCGCCGGCCGGGAAGACTCCCGGACCGGCCGACCCCTGGTGCTCAGCCTTCGAGCTGCTTGGCCTTCGCCTGCACGTCGTCCATGCCACCGACGTTGAGGAAGGCCTGCTCCGGGATGTTGTCGTACTTGCCCTTGGCGATGTCGTCGAAGGCCTGGATGGTCTCGTCGAGCTCGACG from Nakamurella sp. A5-74 harbors:
- a CDS encoding DUF2550 domain-containing protein, whose translation is MPLLEWIGLGLLVAIVASIVWLTARRMLLVRSGAIDICWRDRTTDAPAHGSGWSFGQAKYAGDELLFYRSFSLMLGAARRLDRATISLGESRAPIGVECDLLPPDSVVIDCSSGTSSVAQLAIDEIALTGLSSWIESAPTTRQRADP
- a CDS encoding F0F1 ATP synthase subunit epsilon, whose amino-acid sequence is MAEMQVELVAVERRIWSGPARMVVARTTDGDIGVLPGHAPLLAQLQEGFAARIVEADGTELNVAVHGGFLSVTKQKVSILAEGAELADEIDIAAARTAYDEAVRAGDDSDEQRETLRRARARLLAAGQSV